GCTGCTCGAACTCGCCGGCCGGCCGATCGCCGGCCCCGTCCCCGGCCTGCCCTGCCGGCGCCCGCGCCGGCCCGGTTGCCGCGGCCCGGGCGATCAGCGCCAGATCCACGATCTCGGTCCGCGCCCCGCGGCCTTGCCAGAGTTCGATCTGCGCCGCCGTCCCGGCCGGCCCGTCGGCCGGCCCGCCATCCCACACGGCGAGGCCCACCAGGTCGGTGCCCAGCCGATCGGCGCGCAGGCGCCCGAGGCCGAATTGCAGCAAGTTGGCGTACCGGTAGGCCGCAGGCCCCGCGGTTTCGCTCTGCTCGCCGGCGTACACGACGGGCAGTTCCGCCAGGATGCGGTCGAATCGCTCCCCCCAGGCGCCGTCGTCCCGGATGGCCACCGACTCGCGCCGGAAGCTGTCGCGCCCGCAGGGGAGCACCACGGTCACCTCGGCGCGCCGTTCCCGCATGGCCTCGATGAACAGAAGGTCGGCGCCGCTTGCGGCCGACGAGAAGCCGAAGCCCGCGTCGAGGCGCTCCAGGCGGTCGGCGACGGCCTGGCGCACGGCCGCCTCGCACTCGGCGGGGAAGCGCGGCCGCTCCCGCCCCGGGCGGTCGACCATGTGGCCTGCGAAGACCACCACCCGCGGCACGCGCAGCGCCGCGTCGAGGACATGGGCGTCCATGCCGAGCGCTTCCAGCAGCCGTCTGGCCTGTCGCCGCGTCGTGCCCAGGTCGCCGTAGCGCGAGCCCGCCAGGCGGACGGCCGCCAGATAGTGCGCCTCGGCTTCCGCGAGATCTCCCGCCACG
The sequence above is a segment of the Candidatus Tanganyikabacteria bacterium genome. Coding sequences within it:
- a CDS encoding DUF4071 domain-containing protein; translation: MATTPDTGRAGAVLTDPAGDLADRVREAERQLAAGEPLQAFDELAAYVRAEVADRRTMRVLALALARAGATDRAQALLEALLAEAEDPDALGVLARTWRDRWEWERDPERRRASLIRANDLYSQGFRGAQERGDLDAALYTGINAATTLLLLGHAADARDQAAMVRDLCRRRLEAGPDYWAQATLGEAALVAGDLAEAEAHYLAAVRLAGSRYGDLGTTRRQARRLLEALGMDAHVLDAALRVPRVVVFAGHMVDRPGRERPRFPAECEAAVRQAVADRLERLDAGFGFSSAASGADLLFIEAMRERRAEVTVVLPCGRDSFRRESVAIRDDGAWGERFDRILAELPVVYAGEQSETAGPAAYRYANLLQFGLGRLRADRLGTDLVGLAVWDGGPADGPAGTAAQIELWQGRGARTEIVDLALIARAAATGPARAPAGQAGDGAGDRPAGEFEQ